A portion of the Haemorhous mexicanus isolate bHaeMex1 chromosome 3, bHaeMex1.pri, whole genome shotgun sequence genome contains these proteins:
- the LRATD1 gene encoding protein LRATD1, giving the protein MGNQLDRITHLNYSELPTGDPSGIEKDELRVGVAYFFSDEEEDLDERGQPDKYGVKGSGSPGQETPTHHLHHQLVLNETQFSAFRGQECIFSKVSSGPQAGDLSVYSVSALPALCKPGDLLELLYLGPSEHPPPHWAVYVGGGQIIHLHQGQIRQDSLYEAAAGNVGRVVNSWYRFRPLVAELVVQNACGHLGLKSDEICWTNSESFAAWCRFGKREFKAGGELQAAAGTQHQQQYYLKIHLAENKVHTVRFHSLEDLIREKRRIDASGKLRVIKDLTIVDGKE; this is encoded by the coding sequence ATGGGAAATCAACTGGATCGCATCACCCACCTGAATTACAGCGAGCTGCCGACCGGGGACCCCTCGGGGATCGAGAAGGACGAGCTGCGCGTCGGGGTGGCTTACTTCTTTTCGGATGAGGAGGAGGACCTGGACGAGCGAGGCCAGCCAGACAAGTACGGCGTGAAGGGCtccggcagccccgggcaggaGACGCCCAcccaccacctccaccaccaGCTGGTGCTGAACGAGACTCAGTTCTCCGCTTTCCGCGGCCAGGAATGCATCTTCTCCAAGGTCAGCAGCGGCCCCCAGGCTGGGGACCTCAGCGTCTACTCGGTgtcagccctgccagccctctgCAAGCCGGgggacctgctggagctgctctacCTGGGGCCGTCGGAGCACCCGCCGCCGCACTGGGCCGTGTACGTGGGCGGCGGGCAGATCATCCACCTGCACCAGGGGCAGATCCGCCAGGACAGCTTGTACGAGGCGGCCGCGGGCAACGTGGGCCGGGTGGTGAATAGCTGGTACCGCTTCCGCCCGCTGGTGGCGGAGCTGGTGGTGCAGAACGCCTGCGGGCACCTGGGCTTAAAAAGCGACGAGATCTGCTGGACTAACTCCGAGAGCTTCGCCGCCTGGTGCCGCTTCGGGAAACGGGAGTTCAAAGCCGGGGGGGAGCTGCAGGCGGCTGCTGgcacccagcaccagcagcagtaCTATCTCAAAATCCACTTGGCAGAGAACAAGGTGCATACGGTGAGGTTCCACAGCCTGGAGGATCTAATACGTGAGAAGCGCAGGATCGATGCCAGTGGCAAACTGAGGGTGATCAAGGACCTGACTATAGTGGATGGGAAAGAATAG